The following are encoded together in the Lactuca sativa cultivar Salinas chromosome 1, Lsat_Salinas_v11, whole genome shotgun sequence genome:
- the LOC111880912 gene encoding glycine-rich cell wall structural protein 1.8-like: protein MDKLLEHPEFTGGISRIRHAAFVTGEESGWANLKAQVDAETYDPSVSNLRSSHSSTLDDALQGFATMDFAGLLRLGNLDVDAVRALCTFDDSDEGLGELGAGTIGGGRDGVGGSGGGDGDWDVGGACSVGAVGDSGGDGDGDGGGVDETV from the coding sequence ATGGACAAGCTTCTTGAGCACCCTGAGTTCACTGGTGGTATTAGTCGCATTCGCCATGCTGCTTTTGTCACTGGCGAAGAGTCGGGTTGGGCGAATTTGAAAGCCCAGGTTGATGCCGAGACGTACGATCCTTCGGTTAGCAACTTGCGGTCTAGTCATTCTTCAACGTTGGATGATGCTTTACAGGGTTTCGCCACTATGGATTTTGCTGGTTTGCTTAGATTAGGTAATTTGGACGTTGATGCGGTGAGAGCATTGTGTACTTTTGATGATAGTGACGAAGGTCTGGGTGAGTTAGGTGCAGGTACTATTGGCGGTGGGCGGGATGGTGTTGGTGGGAGTGGCGGTGGTGATGGTGATTGGGATGTTGGTGGTGCTTGTAGCGTTGGTGCTGTTGGTGATAGTGGTGGAGATGGTGATGGGGATGGCGGTGGTGTTGATGAAACTGTCTAG
- the LOC111880911 gene encoding extensin-like, translating to MRKVQNYHIPIYHHHYQHPPLLSLITNRNRYRHHYRHHQYYHHPSPSPLSPISYSPPPPSPTTTIVAATTSITDTSTIRCHLNHPSPPSVVTATITTIIATILHRHYPSPPPPFTSTTIATCHHMYHHCSHFYMSPPTQRPPQSPPSPSVATTTITTTTITTHHHHPKQPPERNRYHSSTPPQPPPPSPTTYNL from the exons ATGAG GAAAGTGCAAAATTACCATATTCCCATCTACCACCATCACTACCAACACCCACCACTACTATCACTCATCACCAACCGCAACCGCTACCGCCACCACTACCGTCACCATCAATACTACCACCACCCGTCACCATCGCCGCTGTCACCAATATCgtattcaccaccaccaccatcacctacAACCACCATCGTCGCCGCCACCACCTCAATCACCGATACCTCCACCATCCGCTGCCACCTCAACCATCCTTCACCCCCATCGGTCGTCaccgccaccatcaccaccatcatcgcTACCATCCTTCACCGCCACTATCCGTCACCGCCACCACCATTCACCTCCACCACCATCGCCACCTGCCACCACATGTACCACCACTGCAGCCACTTCTACATGTCACCACCGACACAACGACCACCAcagtcaccaccatcaccatctgtCGCCACCACCACCATTACCACTACTAcgatcaccacccaccaccatcacccaAAACAACCACCAGAACGCAACCGCTACCATTCATCAACACCACCACAACCACCTCCACCATCACCCACCACATATAACTTATAA